A genomic segment from Nymphalis io chromosome 15, ilAglIoxx1.1, whole genome shotgun sequence encodes:
- the LOC126773662 gene encoding perilipin-4 isoform X43 has translation MFSGIAGAFRSIGEKTASLFERKKKDAEQIAQEKAAEAAHVVEEQVKKAGELVSGAEKTASDAANSAANAKHSAIDVIDKELSKVSIAAGEAKDAADKALADGKKVVDTTKDTISTTVDNTKKAAESAINTAKDTLSNVVQSTIDTTQSTIESGKTCAVSAKDSVVNTIQSTVDTTQKLGQAALEGGKSYATSAKDSAAGAIQNTVDGTKKSGQTAFTASKDYVASAKDKVASTIESTLDTSKNTAESTLDTSKQYATIAKETLVSNIQSTVDTTQKVTNSAIETGKDYAASAKDTVSNTLVGAQKNAESAFETNKSYVAGAKDKVASTFESTLDITEKTGQSALETGKSYATSAIDSVASSIQSTVDTTQKTAQSLVEPGKTYASSAKDSVASSIQSTVDTTQKTAQSLVDSGKTYASSAKDSGQNSYQSALDFSTSYAFSALHIGKSYLDSTKETVASTLDSTVKAVHSSVETGKSYVDTAKDTVASTVHSTVDSTKTVAASALDKGSALIEGVKDTVASTVNTTVDTTKNVAASAVDKGVSLVGTVKGTAASTVDATKNVAASVVDKSTSLIGSAKDNLASTILTTVDTTKNVAATAFDKGSSLVGSAKDTVASTVQSTVDTTKNVATSAVDKGASLVEAAKGTVASTIDTTKNVASSAVDKGFSLVGTAKDTVASTVNTTVETTKSVASSAVDKGSHLVGSAKDTVASTLDTTKNVASTAVDKGISFVGAAKDTVSSTVQNTLDSTKSVAGSVYDKSSSLVTGAKDIFTSKTEGAKDSAESSINNVKETAEKLDDTINATVDTTKKTAEEAKAQALKAAEDAKEKARLAAEAAKEEAKRAANAAVEESKKAAEKAAADASNAVHSTVDNTLKRVEDAADQGLKNAGQVVDAKIKDADKFLSEKRDALVTNFSSAAHDGAEGAAGLLSKGLAAFPK, from the exons GCGCGTTCCGAAGCATCGGAGAGAAGACAGCGTCTCTCTTCGAGAGGAAGAAGAAAGATGCAGAACAAATCGCTCAGGAAAAAGCCGCAGAAGCCGCCCATGTTGTTGAAGAACAGGTTAAGAAGGCTGGAGAGCTCGTGAGTGGGGCTGAGAAGACGGCGTCTGATGCTGCTAACTCCG CTGCAAACGCGAAGCACTCGGCGATTGATGTGATAGATAAGGAATTATCAAAGGTTTCGATTGCTGCCGGTGAAGCTAAGGATGCTGCTGACAAAGCCTTAGCCGATGGGAAGAAGGTTGTCGACACTACTAAAG ATACAATTTCAACGACAGTAGATAATACGAAAAAGGCAGCTGAGTCAGCTATAAACACGGCTAAAG atACATTGTCAAATGTAGTTCAAAGCACAATAGATACTACACAATCTACCATAGAATCTGGAAAGACGTGCGCAGTTAGTGCTAAag ATTCAGTAGTGAACACTATTCAGAGCACTGTAGATACCACACAGAAATTAGGACAAGCCGCTCTTGAAGGTGGTAAATCCTACGCTACGAGTGCTAAAG atTCAGCTGCAGGTGCTATACAAAATACAGTAGATGGCACTAAAAAATCAGGCCAAACTGCATTCACAGCTAGCAAAGATTATGTTGCGTCTGCGAAAG ATAAAGTAGCTAGTACCATAGAAAGTACATTAGACACATCTAAGAATACAGCAGAATCTACTTTAGATACAAGCAAACAATATGCTACTATTGCAAAAG aaaCACTTGTAAGTAATATTCAAAGTACGGTAGACACAACACAAAAAGTAACCAATTCCGCTATTGAAACAGGCAAAGATTATGCAGCATCTGCAAAag atacagtatCGAACACTTTAGTAGGTGCACAAAAAAATGCCGAGTCAGCTTTCGAAACCAACAAATCTTATGTCGCTGGAGCAAAAG ATAAAGTAGCAAGTACATTCGAAAGTACATTAGATATTACAGAAAAAACAGGTCAATCTGCGCTTGAAACAGGGAAATCCTATGCCACAAGCGCAATAG ATTCTGTTGCAAGTAGTATACAAAGCACAGTTGACACAACACAAAAAACAGCACAGTCACTTGTTGAACCTGGTAAAACATACGCTTCTAGTGCTAaag attCTGTTGCTAGTAGTATTCAAAGCACAGTTGACACAACACAAAAAACAGCACAGTCACTTGTTGATTCTGGTAAAACATATGCTTCTAGTGCTAAAG ATTCAGGCCAAAACTCATATCAATCTGCATTGGATTTCTCGACGAGTTACGCATTTTCTGCTTTACATATCGGAAAATCTTATCTAGATAGCACTAAAG AAACAGTAGCAAGTACATTAGATAGTACAGTGAAAGCTGTTCACAGTTCTGTTGAAACAGGAAAATCTTACGTGGATACTGCCAAAG ATACCGTAGCAAGCACCGTTCATTCAACTGTTGATAGTACTAAAACTGTAGCGGCATCAGCGCTTGATAAAGGCTCAGCTTTGATAGAAGGCGTTAAAG ATACAGTAGCCAGTACTGTGAATACAACAGTAGACACAACAAAAAATGTAGCCGCATCCGCTGTAGATAAGGGAGTTTCACTAGTAGGAACTGTAAAAG GTACAGCTGCAAGTACTGTAGATGCAACTAAAAATGTTGCGGCATCTGTTGTTGATAAGAGCACATCACTCATAGGAAGCGCTAAAG ATAATCTAGCAAGCACCATACTCACGACAGTAGATACCACTAAAAATGTAGCAGCCACCGCTTTCGATAAAGGCTCATCACTAGTAGGATCAGCCAAAG ATACTGTAGCAAGCACTGTGCAATCCACTGTCGATACAACTAAAAACGTTGCAACATCTGCTGTCGATAAAGGCGCTTCATTAGTAGAGGCTGCTAAAG GAACCGTGGCAAGCACAATTGACACGACGAAAAATGTCGCATCATCCGCAGTAGATAAAGGTTTTTCTTTAGTTGGCACTGCTAAAG ACACCGTAGCGAGCACTGTTAATACTACTGTAGAGACAACTAAGAGTGTAGCGTCATCAGCTGTCGATAAAGGATCACATCTTGTAGGATCTGCTAAAG ATACTGTAGCAAGTACATTAGATACAACAAAAAATGTTGCCTCAACTGCTGTAGACAAAGGCATATCGTTTGTCGGTGCCGCTAAAG ataccGTATCAAGTACAGTTCAAAATACATTAGACTCAACTAAGAGTGTAGCTGGATCTGTTTATGATAAGAGCTCTTCACTTGTGACCGGCGCCAAAG ATATATTCACAAGCAAGACCGAAGGTGCAAAAGATTCTGCCGAATCgtcaataaataatgttaaggaAACCGCAGAGAAATTAGACG acACGATCAACGCTACGGTAGACACGACGAAGAAGACTGCAGAAGAAGCCAAGGCTCAGGCTTTGAAAGCCGCTGAAGATGCTAAGGAGAAGGCTAGATTAGCTGCTGAGGCTGCTAAAGAGGAGGCAAAGAGGGCTGCAA aTGCTGCCGTTGAAGAGTCTAAGAAAGCTGCCGAGAAGGCGGCGGCGGATGCCAGTAACGCCGTACATAGCACGGTTGACAACACCTTGAAGAGAGTAGAGGATGCCGCTGACCAGGGCTTGAAGAACGCGGGACAAGTAGTCGACGCTAAAATCAAGGACGCCGACAAGTTCTTGAGCGAAAAACGTGACGCG CTGGTAACAAACTTCTCGAGTGCGGCGCACGACGGAGCTGAGGGTGCTGCGGGCTTGCTCAGCAAGGGGCTGGCTGCTTTCCCCAAATAA
- the LOC126773662 gene encoding perilipin-4 isoform X13 — protein sequence MFSGIAGAFRSIGEKTASLFERKKKDAEQIAQEKAAEAAHVVEEQVKKAGELVSGAEKTASDAANSAANAKHSAIDVIDKELSKVSIAAGEAKDAADKALADGKKVVDTTKDTISTTVDNTKKAAESAINTAKDTLSNVVQSTIDTTQSTIESGKTCAVSAKDSVVNTIQSTVDTTQKLGQAALEGGKSYATSAKDSAAGAIQNTVDGTKKSGQTAFTASKDYVASAKDKVASTIESTLDTSKNTAESTLDTSKQYATIAKETLVSNIQSTVDTTQKVTNSAIETGKDYAASAKDTVSNTLVGAQKNAESAFETNKSYVAGAKDKVASTFESTLDITEKTGQSALETGKSYATSAIDSVASSIQSTVDTTQKTAQSLVEPGKTYASSAKDSVASSIQSTVDTTQKTAQSLVEPGKTYASSAKDSVASSIQSTVDTTQKTAQSLVEPGKTYASSAKDSVASSIQSTVDTTQKTAQSLVDSGKTYASSAKDTVADAVNNTVEVTKNIANSTTKTTKSYVDSAKDSGQNSYQSALDFSTSYAFSALHIGKSYLDSTKETVASTLDSTVKAVHSSVETGKSYVDTAKDTVASTVHSTVDSTKTVAASALDKGSALIEGVKDTVASTVNTTVDTTKNVAASAVDKGVSLVGTVKGTAASTVDATKNVAASVVDKSTSLIGSAKDNLASTILTTVDTTKNVAATAFDKGSSLVGSAKDTVASTVQSTVDTTKNVATSAVDKGASLVEAAKGTVASTIDTTKNVASSAVDKGFSLVGTAKDTVASTVNTTVETTKSVASSAVDKGSHLVGSAKDTVASTLDTTKNVASTAVDKGISFVGAAKDTVSSTVQNTLDSTKSVAGSVYDKSSSLVTGAKDIFTSKTEGAKDSAESSINNVKETAEKLDDTINATVDTTKKTAEEAKAQALKAAEDAKEKARLAAEAAKEEAKRAANAAVEESKKAAEKAAADASNAVHSTVDNTLKRVEDAADQGLKNAGQVVDAKIKDADKFLSEKRDALVTNFSSAAHDGAEGAAGLLSKGLAAFPK from the exons GCGCGTTCCGAAGCATCGGAGAGAAGACAGCGTCTCTCTTCGAGAGGAAGAAGAAAGATGCAGAACAAATCGCTCAGGAAAAAGCCGCAGAAGCCGCCCATGTTGTTGAAGAACAGGTTAAGAAGGCTGGAGAGCTCGTGAGTGGGGCTGAGAAGACGGCGTCTGATGCTGCTAACTCCG CTGCAAACGCGAAGCACTCGGCGATTGATGTGATAGATAAGGAATTATCAAAGGTTTCGATTGCTGCCGGTGAAGCTAAGGATGCTGCTGACAAAGCCTTAGCCGATGGGAAGAAGGTTGTCGACACTACTAAAG ATACAATTTCAACGACAGTAGATAATACGAAAAAGGCAGCTGAGTCAGCTATAAACACGGCTAAAG atACATTGTCAAATGTAGTTCAAAGCACAATAGATACTACACAATCTACCATAGAATCTGGAAAGACGTGCGCAGTTAGTGCTAAag ATTCAGTAGTGAACACTATTCAGAGCACTGTAGATACCACACAGAAATTAGGACAAGCCGCTCTTGAAGGTGGTAAATCCTACGCTACGAGTGCTAAAG atTCAGCTGCAGGTGCTATACAAAATACAGTAGATGGCACTAAAAAATCAGGCCAAACTGCATTCACAGCTAGCAAAGATTATGTTGCGTCTGCGAAAG ATAAAGTAGCTAGTACCATAGAAAGTACATTAGACACATCTAAGAATACAGCAGAATCTACTTTAGATACAAGCAAACAATATGCTACTATTGCAAAAG aaaCACTTGTAAGTAATATTCAAAGTACGGTAGACACAACACAAAAAGTAACCAATTCCGCTATTGAAACAGGCAAAGATTATGCAGCATCTGCAAAag atacagtatCGAACACTTTAGTAGGTGCACAAAAAAATGCCGAGTCAGCTTTCGAAACCAACAAATCTTATGTCGCTGGAGCAAAAG ATAAAGTAGCAAGTACATTCGAAAGTACATTAGATATTACAGAAAAAACAGGTCAATCTGCGCTTGAAACAGGGAAATCCTATGCCACAAGCGCAATAG ATTCTGTTGCAAGTAGTATACAAAGCACAGTTGACACAACACAAAAAACAGCACAGTCACTTGTTGAACCTGGTAAAACATACGCTTCTAGTGCTAaag attCTGTTGCTAGTAGTATACAAAGCACAGTTGACACAACACAAAAAACAGCACAGTCACTTGTTGAACCTGGTAAAACATACGCTTCTAGTGCTAaag attCTGTTGCTAGTAGTATTCAAAGCACAGTTGACACAACACAAAAAACAGCACAGTCACTTGTTGAACCTGGTAAAACATACGCTTCTAGTGCTAaag attCTGTTGCTAGTAGTATTCAAAGCACAGTTGACACAACACAAAAAACAGCACAGTCACTTGTTGATTCTGGTAAAACATATGCTTCTAGTGCTAAAG ATACTGTAGCAGATGCGGTTAATAATACTGTTGAAGTAACCAAAAATATTGCTAATTCAACAACAAAAACAACTAAATCGTATGTGGATAGCGCTAAAG ATTCAGGCCAAAACTCATATCAATCTGCATTGGATTTCTCGACGAGTTACGCATTTTCTGCTTTACATATCGGAAAATCTTATCTAGATAGCACTAAAG AAACAGTAGCAAGTACATTAGATAGTACAGTGAAAGCTGTTCACAGTTCTGTTGAAACAGGAAAATCTTACGTGGATACTGCCAAAG ATACCGTAGCAAGCACCGTTCATTCAACTGTTGATAGTACTAAAACTGTAGCGGCATCAGCGCTTGATAAAGGCTCAGCTTTGATAGAAGGCGTTAAAG ATACAGTAGCCAGTACTGTGAATACAACAGTAGACACAACAAAAAATGTAGCCGCATCCGCTGTAGATAAGGGAGTTTCACTAGTAGGAACTGTAAAAG GTACAGCTGCAAGTACTGTAGATGCAACTAAAAATGTTGCGGCATCTGTTGTTGATAAGAGCACATCACTCATAGGAAGCGCTAAAG ATAATCTAGCAAGCACCATACTCACGACAGTAGATACCACTAAAAATGTAGCAGCCACCGCTTTCGATAAAGGCTCATCACTAGTAGGATCAGCCAAAG ATACTGTAGCAAGCACTGTGCAATCCACTGTCGATACAACTAAAAACGTTGCAACATCTGCTGTCGATAAAGGCGCTTCATTAGTAGAGGCTGCTAAAG GAACCGTGGCAAGCACAATTGACACGACGAAAAATGTCGCATCATCCGCAGTAGATAAAGGTTTTTCTTTAGTTGGCACTGCTAAAG ACACCGTAGCGAGCACTGTTAATACTACTGTAGAGACAACTAAGAGTGTAGCGTCATCAGCTGTCGATAAAGGATCACATCTTGTAGGATCTGCTAAAG ATACTGTAGCAAGTACATTAGATACAACAAAAAATGTTGCCTCAACTGCTGTAGACAAAGGCATATCGTTTGTCGGTGCCGCTAAAG ataccGTATCAAGTACAGTTCAAAATACATTAGACTCAACTAAGAGTGTAGCTGGATCTGTTTATGATAAGAGCTCTTCACTTGTGACCGGCGCCAAAG ATATATTCACAAGCAAGACCGAAGGTGCAAAAGATTCTGCCGAATCgtcaataaataatgttaaggaAACCGCAGAGAAATTAGACG acACGATCAACGCTACGGTAGACACGACGAAGAAGACTGCAGAAGAAGCCAAGGCTCAGGCTTTGAAAGCCGCTGAAGATGCTAAGGAGAAGGCTAGATTAGCTGCTGAGGCTGCTAAAGAGGAGGCAAAGAGGGCTGCAA aTGCTGCCGTTGAAGAGTCTAAGAAAGCTGCCGAGAAGGCGGCGGCGGATGCCAGTAACGCCGTACATAGCACGGTTGACAACACCTTGAAGAGAGTAGAGGATGCCGCTGACCAGGGCTTGAAGAACGCGGGACAAGTAGTCGACGCTAAAATCAAGGACGCCGACAAGTTCTTGAGCGAAAAACGTGACGCG CTGGTAACAAACTTCTCGAGTGCGGCGCACGACGGAGCTGAGGGTGCTGCGGGCTTGCTCAGCAAGGGGCTGGCTGCTTTCCCCAAATAA
- the LOC126773662 gene encoding perilipin-4 isoform X20, translating to MFSGIAGAFRSIGEKTASLFERKKKDAEQIAQEKAAEAAHVVEEQVKKAGELVSGAEKTASDAANSAANAKHSAIDVIDKELSKVSIAAGEAKDAADKALADGKKVVDTTKDTISTTVDNTKKAAESAINTAKDTLSNVVQSTIDTTQSTIESGKTCAVSAKDSVVNTIQSTVDTTQKLGQAALEGGKSYATSAKDSAAGAIQNTVDGTKKSGQTAFTASKDYVASAKDKVASTIESTLDTSKNTAESTLDTSKQYATIAKETLVSNIQSTVDTTQKVTNSAIETGKDYAASAKDTVSNTLVGAQKNAESAFETNKSYVAGAKDKVASTFESTLDITEKTGQSALETGKSYATSAIDSVASSIQSTVDTTQKTAQSLVEPGKTYASSAKDSVASSIQSTVDTTQKTAQSLVEPGKTYASSAKDSVASSIQSTVDTTQKTAQSLVDSGKTYASSAKDSVASSIQSTVDTTQKTAQSLVEPGKTYASSAKDSVASSIQSTVDTTQKTAQSLVDSGKTYASSAKDTVADAVNNTVEVTKNIANSTTKTTKSYVDSAKDTVASTVHSTVDSTKTVAASALDKGSALIEGVKDTVASTVNTTVDTTKNVAASAVDKGVSLVGTVKGTAASTVDATKNVAASVVDKSTSLIGSAKDNLASTILTTVDTTKNVAATAFDKGSSLVGSAKDTVASTVQSTVDTTKNVATSAVDKGASLVEAAKGTVASTIDTTKNVASSAVDKGFSLVGTAKDTVASTVNTTVETTKSVASSAVDKGSHLVGSAKDTVASTLDTTKNVASTAVDKGISFVGAAKDTVSSTVQNTLDSTKSVAGSVYDKSSSLVTGAKDIFTSKTEGAKDSAESSINNVKETAEKLDDTINATVDTTKKTAEEAKAQALKAAEDAKEKARLAAEAAKEEAKRAANAAVEESKKAAEKAAADASNAVHSTVDNTLKRVEDAADQGLKNAGQVVDAKIKDADKFLSEKRDALVTNFSSAAHDGAEGAAGLLSKGLAAFPK from the exons GCGCGTTCCGAAGCATCGGAGAGAAGACAGCGTCTCTCTTCGAGAGGAAGAAGAAAGATGCAGAACAAATCGCTCAGGAAAAAGCCGCAGAAGCCGCCCATGTTGTTGAAGAACAGGTTAAGAAGGCTGGAGAGCTCGTGAGTGGGGCTGAGAAGACGGCGTCTGATGCTGCTAACTCCG CTGCAAACGCGAAGCACTCGGCGATTGATGTGATAGATAAGGAATTATCAAAGGTTTCGATTGCTGCCGGTGAAGCTAAGGATGCTGCTGACAAAGCCTTAGCCGATGGGAAGAAGGTTGTCGACACTACTAAAG ATACAATTTCAACGACAGTAGATAATACGAAAAAGGCAGCTGAGTCAGCTATAAACACGGCTAAAG atACATTGTCAAATGTAGTTCAAAGCACAATAGATACTACACAATCTACCATAGAATCTGGAAAGACGTGCGCAGTTAGTGCTAAag ATTCAGTAGTGAACACTATTCAGAGCACTGTAGATACCACACAGAAATTAGGACAAGCCGCTCTTGAAGGTGGTAAATCCTACGCTACGAGTGCTAAAG atTCAGCTGCAGGTGCTATACAAAATACAGTAGATGGCACTAAAAAATCAGGCCAAACTGCATTCACAGCTAGCAAAGATTATGTTGCGTCTGCGAAAG ATAAAGTAGCTAGTACCATAGAAAGTACATTAGACACATCTAAGAATACAGCAGAATCTACTTTAGATACAAGCAAACAATATGCTACTATTGCAAAAG aaaCACTTGTAAGTAATATTCAAAGTACGGTAGACACAACACAAAAAGTAACCAATTCCGCTATTGAAACAGGCAAAGATTATGCAGCATCTGCAAAag atacagtatCGAACACTTTAGTAGGTGCACAAAAAAATGCCGAGTCAGCTTTCGAAACCAACAAATCTTATGTCGCTGGAGCAAAAG ATAAAGTAGCAAGTACATTCGAAAGTACATTAGATATTACAGAAAAAACAGGTCAATCTGCGCTTGAAACAGGGAAATCCTATGCCACAAGCGCAATAG ATTCTGTTGCAAGTAGTATACAAAGCACAGTTGACACAACACAAAAAACAGCACAGTCACTTGTTGAACCTGGTAAAACATACGCTTCTAGTGCTAaag attCTGTTGCTAGTAGTATACAAAGCACAGTTGACACAACACAAAAAACAGCACAGTCACTTGTTGAACCTGGTAAAACATACGCTTCTAGTGCTAaag attCTGTTGCTAGTAGTATTCAAAGCACAGTTGACACAACACAAAAAACAGCACAGTCACTTGTTGATTCTGGTAAAACATATGCTTCTAGTGCTAaag attCTGTTGCTAGTAGTATTCAAAGCACAGTTGACACAACACAAAAAACAGCACAGTCACTTGTTGAACCTGGTAAAACATACGCTTCTAGTGCTAaag attCTGTTGCTAGTAGTATTCAAAGCACAGTTGACACAACACAAAAAACAGCACAGTCACTTGTTGATTCTGGTAAAACATATGCTTCTAGTGCTAAAG ATACTGTAGCAGATGCGGTTAATAATACTGTTGAAGTAACCAAAAATATTGCTAATTCAACAACAAAAACAACTAAATCGTATGTGGATAGCGCTAAAG ATACCGTAGCAAGCACCGTTCATTCAACTGTTGATAGTACTAAAACTGTAGCGGCATCAGCGCTTGATAAAGGCTCAGCTTTGATAGAAGGCGTTAAAG ATACAGTAGCCAGTACTGTGAATACAACAGTAGACACAACAAAAAATGTAGCCGCATCCGCTGTAGATAAGGGAGTTTCACTAGTAGGAACTGTAAAAG GTACAGCTGCAAGTACTGTAGATGCAACTAAAAATGTTGCGGCATCTGTTGTTGATAAGAGCACATCACTCATAGGAAGCGCTAAAG ATAATCTAGCAAGCACCATACTCACGACAGTAGATACCACTAAAAATGTAGCAGCCACCGCTTTCGATAAAGGCTCATCACTAGTAGGATCAGCCAAAG ATACTGTAGCAAGCACTGTGCAATCCACTGTCGATACAACTAAAAACGTTGCAACATCTGCTGTCGATAAAGGCGCTTCATTAGTAGAGGCTGCTAAAG GAACCGTGGCAAGCACAATTGACACGACGAAAAATGTCGCATCATCCGCAGTAGATAAAGGTTTTTCTTTAGTTGGCACTGCTAAAG ACACCGTAGCGAGCACTGTTAATACTACTGTAGAGACAACTAAGAGTGTAGCGTCATCAGCTGTCGATAAAGGATCACATCTTGTAGGATCTGCTAAAG ATACTGTAGCAAGTACATTAGATACAACAAAAAATGTTGCCTCAACTGCTGTAGACAAAGGCATATCGTTTGTCGGTGCCGCTAAAG ataccGTATCAAGTACAGTTCAAAATACATTAGACTCAACTAAGAGTGTAGCTGGATCTGTTTATGATAAGAGCTCTTCACTTGTGACCGGCGCCAAAG ATATATTCACAAGCAAGACCGAAGGTGCAAAAGATTCTGCCGAATCgtcaataaataatgttaaggaAACCGCAGAGAAATTAGACG acACGATCAACGCTACGGTAGACACGACGAAGAAGACTGCAGAAGAAGCCAAGGCTCAGGCTTTGAAAGCCGCTGAAGATGCTAAGGAGAAGGCTAGATTAGCTGCTGAGGCTGCTAAAGAGGAGGCAAAGAGGGCTGCAA aTGCTGCCGTTGAAGAGTCTAAGAAAGCTGCCGAGAAGGCGGCGGCGGATGCCAGTAACGCCGTACATAGCACGGTTGACAACACCTTGAAGAGAGTAGAGGATGCCGCTGACCAGGGCTTGAAGAACGCGGGACAAGTAGTCGACGCTAAAATCAAGGACGCCGACAAGTTCTTGAGCGAAAAACGTGACGCG CTGGTAACAAACTTCTCGAGTGCGGCGCACGACGGAGCTGAGGGTGCTGCGGGCTTGCTCAGCAAGGGGCTGGCTGCTTTCCCCAAATAA